A genome region from uncultured Tolumonas sp. includes the following:
- a CDS encoding HesA/MoeB/ThiF family protein produces MLSDDEFLRYGRQILLPEIGEAGQLKLKQSKVLIVGLGGLGSPASLYLAAAGVGELWLADGDKVDSSNLQRQVLYRTADRHQPKTKAACAHLTALNPAVKYQSLLAVDEALLAEIVPQVDVVLDCSDNMLTRQRVNVACIRAQKPLITAAATGWEGQLLLIEPTQQTACYHCLFPLNEETGLSCREAGIVGPVVGMLGTAQALLALQLLCDLPRPTGILQRFDGRTLQWQRLKTQADPTCPICHSSALSSSSMEFPTCKSA; encoded by the coding sequence ATGCTCTCTGATGATGAATTTCTGCGTTACGGGCGGCAGATATTACTGCCAGAAATCGGCGAAGCAGGTCAGCTTAAACTGAAACAAAGTAAAGTGCTGATTGTCGGTTTAGGCGGGCTGGGTTCTCCGGCTTCACTTTATCTGGCGGCAGCCGGTGTCGGTGAATTGTGGCTGGCGGATGGTGACAAGGTTGATAGCAGTAATCTGCAGCGGCAAGTTTTGTATCGCACAGCAGATCGCCATCAACCGAAAACTAAAGCGGCTTGTGCTCATCTAACTGCGTTAAATCCTGCCGTTAAATACCAAAGTCTACTTGCGGTGGACGAAGCTTTATTGGCGGAAATCGTGCCGCAAGTCGATGTAGTGCTCGATTGTTCAGACAACATGCTCACCCGTCAGCGTGTGAATGTGGCCTGTATTCGTGCGCAAAAGCCACTGATCACGGCTGCAGCAACGGGTTGGGAAGGGCAACTGTTATTGATCGAGCCAACGCAACAAACCGCCTGTTATCACTGTCTGTTTCCACTCAATGAGGAGACCGGATTGAGCTGTCGCGAAGCGGGCATTGTAGGCCCGGTGGTCGGTATGTTGGGCACGGCGCAAGCACTGCTGGCTCTGCAATTACTCTGTGATTTGCCACGACCAACCGGCATTTTGCAGCGCTTTGATGGCCGAACTCTGCAATGGCAGCGCCTGAAAACGCAGGCTGATCCGACTTGCCCGATTTGTCATTCCTCTGCTTTATCATCTTCTTCGATGGAGTTTCCGACATGCAAATCCGCTTAA
- the thiS gene encoding sulfur carrier protein ThiS — MQIRLNGESLQLESSCSLEALLSAQNQLKAGVAVAINQQVIPRSQWSHTYLSEHDDVDLFRAIAGG; from the coding sequence ATGCAAATCCGCTTAAACGGCGAGTCGCTGCAACTCGAATCATCTTGCAGCCTTGAAGCGCTGTTATCCGCGCAAAATCAGCTTAAAGCCGGTGTCGCGGTGGCGATAAACCAACAGGTCATCCCACGCAGCCAGTGGAGCCATACCTATCTTTCTGAACACGACGACGTGGATCTGTTTCGCGCCATCGCTGGAGGTTAA